GAGTGCCAAATATCTTCTTGAAGAAGCAAAAGCCATTGAAAAAGCGGGAGTTTTTTCAATAGTTCTCGAAATGGTCGTGGAAGAAACAGCCAAAATGATCACTGAAAGCCTTTCAATACCGACAATCGGTATTGGGTCTGGTAGATATTGCGATGGACAAATTCTGGTACTTCACGATTTACTCGGTTTGAATCCATCTTTTCTTCCAAAATTTGCCAAAAGATATGCAAACCTCTACCAAGAATCTTTAGAAGCAGTCCAAAGATATGCTTTTGATGTTCGAAATCGTGCTTTTCCATCAGAAGATAACGTTTTCAAGGTTGGTGGATGATCTTGAAGATTCTTCATACTTCAGACTGGCACCTTGGTTTGGAATCTTGGACTGGTTCTAAATCAGTCGACAGATTAGATGAGACCAAAAAGGCTTTGCTACATCTTGTGCAGATTGCAGAACAGGAAAAAGTTGAACTGGTATTGATAACAGGAGATGTTTTGCACAGTAGAGTATCGCCGAAAATAGAAGCCCTTAATGTACTCAGTGATATTCTTGCAAAATTTTCAGAGATCGCACACACATTTCTTGTGCTTGGCAATCACGATTGGCAAGGTCTTAAAGCTTGGAAGAATCTACCTATAAGAAATCTGACAATTGTCGATTATCCAGAACAGATAACCACAGAACATTTCAAAATCTTTTTTCTACCCTATACAGATCCACAGAGATTGCTCGGTACAACGGAAGATTCGACAGCCTTAGTTGGAGAATACTTGAATGATTTTTTGGTAAAGGTACGCAATCAGATAGATGAAAAGAAGATAAATATATTGGCTGGGCATTTATTGATCGAAGGCCTGATTGAATCAGATAAGGAAATCGCCCTGGGTGTACAGATTAAAAAATCGGTTATCCCAACCGGATTAGATTATGTTGCTCTTGGACATATACATAACAATTCAATAGTTCAACAATCTCCAATTACATGTTATGCGGGCTCACCAATTACGCTTGATTTTGGCGAGGAACATGACATAAAGGGTGCCTTTATAGTCGAGTTCGATCGGCACAAAGCTCACATTCGTCATGTCAGTACACCTTACAAAAGGCTCAAGACCTTCAGGATGCCTGATTATTCAGAATCATCACTGGAAATCTTGGCAAAGCAATTGAGAGATTTCGATGGATATGCAAGGGTGATATTTGAGAATCTTGCTTCAAATGAAGTTAGGAAGTATCTGATGGAAAATTTCGAATGTGTAACAAAGGTTGAGTTCAGAACAGATATAAAAGAAAAAGATCTTTCCTTTGCAACTCGTCAGAAAATCGATGTGATAGATCTATATCGTAATTATGTAAAGGGAAGATTTGGTGAATTGGAAGAGTCCATGGTGAGATTGGTCGAGAAATTGTTCAAGGAGGTTGGTGAGGATCAGACCACTCAGTCTTGAAGTGAGCAATTTTCTTGGGATAGAAAAGTGTAAAGTGGATTTCAAGGAAGGTGTGTTTTTGATTCTTGGGCAGAATGGTGCTGGGAAGTCTTCCTTGCTCGAAGCAATTGTCTTTGCGCTGTATGGAACAGGTATCAGGTATGGAAAAAAAAGTCCTCAAGATTATATGCGCTCATCGACTTCCACCTGCCAAGTAAAACTCTCTTTTTTGAAAAACGGAAAGAAATACGAAGTATTCAGGCGAATAAGATCGTCGGGCACTGAGGCTTTGCTCACGGAAAATGACGCAATAATAGCCACACAGAGAACTCACGTGGATAGGGAACTCCAAAGGATTTTGGATACAACATACGAGAGTTTCATAAGTACCTTTTTCCTGCCTCAAGGAAGGGCAACATATTTACTCACAGCAAAAAGATCTGAGATCAACGACATAGTATTTGATGTGCTCTTTCCCAAGAAAATTCTCAGATCTGTACAGGAAAAGGTCAGTGAAATCGTTAAAAACCTTCAGATGGAGCACGAAAAGATGCAAGCTCGTCTTGGTGATCTGAGAATAAGATCTGAACAAATTCTTGGCACGGCAAATCCAGAAAAAATAGATTTGTGTAACAGAAAATTGAAAGATCTTCAAGAACAAATTGAATCTACAGAGCAGAAATTGAAATCAATTGAACAAGAGAGAATTTTCTGGCAGCAAATAAGACAGATTGAAAAAAACCTAAAAGACTTGGTATATGAGAAAAATAGGTTGATCTTTGAAGCTGAGGAAGAAAGAAAGATAAACCTTGCAAAATCTATTGGAGGAGATTATCAAATTCTTTCGGCTATTCGTGAAAAATTCGAGTTATCGCAAAAACAGCAAAATAGTATACAGGAACAGATTAAAAAATATGAAAATGATATTCTAAAAGCCAAACGGGACTTGGAAAACCTCGAAAGGAATAGAAGCGAGATCGAACAGAATATAAATAAACTTAACACCGAAAGAGAAAAGCTTCAAAAAATCGATTTACAGAGCGAGCCTTTTTTGAACAATTTGAATCAATTAAAAACTATGAAGTCATTCCTGGAAAAAGAGAAATTAAATTTAAAAAGTAATATTTCCAAGATTGAAAAGCAAATATCTGAGAAACAAAGTGCTCTGATGGGAATCACTAATTCACTTCAACTTCTGCAAAAAGAATTTGACGAAATAAAGCAACAAACCGTTATATGGATGTCCCAAGAAATAGCACAAAATCTGCAAGATGGTGACACGTGTCCTGTATGTGGAAACGTTTTTCACAAAATCACGGTTACACGACAAAAAGCCGATGTACAGAGATATCACGAACTTAAACAATCAATTGAAGAAGAGCAAAGACAAATCGAACGATTGATCTTTGAGATCAAATCTCTATCCCAAGAAAGAGATAGTACAAATGAGAGGATGAATCAGATCAGTAAAGATCTCGATGATTGTGTAGATAAAATAGGCAAAATTGAGAACGAACTTCAGATCATGGGTTATGATAGTTCTATCAAGCAAAAGATAAATGAATTTTCAAAAGAAATCGAATACCTACTCGGGAAGAAAGGTCAGGTTCAATCGAGTATTTCAAAACTGGCAGAGTCAAAAGAACAATTGAATAAGAGAATTGATGAATTAAGTAAAGATCTTCAATCTCTTTCTTCACAAATTGAAAAACTACAAATTGAACTACACGAAAGCGAAAAAATATTCTCAGAGAAATTGGGTAAAACTGGGTTGACG
The DNA window shown above is from Thermotoga profunda AZM34c06 and carries:
- a CDS encoding metallophosphoesterase family protein — protein: MILKILHTSDWHLGLESWTGSKSVDRLDETKKALLHLVQIAEQEKVELVLITGDVLHSRVSPKIEALNVLSDILAKFSEIAHTFLVLGNHDWQGLKAWKNLPIRNLTIVDYPEQITTEHFKIFFLPYTDPQRLLGTTEDSTALVGEYLNDFLVKVRNQIDEKKINILAGHLLIEGLIESDKEIALGVQIKKSVIPTGLDYVALGHIHNNSIVQQSPITCYAGSPITLDFGEEHDIKGAFIVEFDRHKAHIRHVSTPYKRLKTFRMPDYSESSLEILAKQLRDFDGYARVIFENLASNEVRKYLMENFECVTKVEFRTDIKEKDLSFATRQKIDVIDLYRNYVKGRFGELEESMVRLVEKLFKEVGEDQTTQS
- a CDS encoding AAA family ATPase, producing MRIRPLSLEVSNFLGIEKCKVDFKEGVFLILGQNGAGKSSLLEAIVFALYGTGIRYGKKSPQDYMRSSTSTCQVKLSFLKNGKKYEVFRRIRSSGTEALLTENDAIIATQRTHVDRELQRILDTTYESFISTFFLPQGRATYLLTAKRSEINDIVFDVLFPKKILRSVQEKVSEIVKNLQMEHEKMQARLGDLRIRSEQILGTANPEKIDLCNRKLKDLQEQIESTEQKLKSIEQERIFWQQIRQIEKNLKDLVYEKNRLIFEAEEERKINLAKSIGGDYQILSAIREKFELSQKQQNSIQEQIKKYENDILKAKRDLENLERNRSEIEQNINKLNTEREKLQKIDLQSEPFLNNLNQLKTMKSFLEKEKLNLKSNISKIEKQISEKQSALMGITNSLQLLQKEFDEIKQQTVIWMSQEIAQNLQDGDTCPVCGNVFHKITVTRQKADVQRYHELKQSIEEEQRQIERLIFEIKSLSQERDSTNERMNQISKDLDDCVDKIGKIENELQIMGYDSSIKQKINEFSKEIEYLLGKKGQVQSSISKLAESKEQLNKRIDELSKDLQSLSSQIEKLQIELHESEKIFSEKLGKTGLTFKEFEIYSKKELPSRSNLEMLQRIELQIEKNHEELDKLKNSVSLEYEVCENNYRKLINELEAIKKHRDEYIRQKAIIEHLLEELKNIEEQKENLQKEFETIHREYQIASSVKDTLSAREFQSFVTNMVLDEIIARTNNMLDTLTDGRFKIKINEMGFSIVDGNTDRSADGLSGGEKTIVSLALAIAIAETATGQMELFFIDEGFSALDEENKSRIASALKQMEKLNKVIGFVTHDPQFAEYFDRKLIVEKGGVVKWI